The DNA sequence CACACCAGGGTCGCCATGACGCCGTGCAGCAGCGGCATCCCGTACGGGCCGGGCGTCCACGCGCCGAGGTCGGCGAACCGGTCGACGTTCTTGGTCGCGAACGTGCGTGCCAGCTCCTGCTGGTCGGCCGCGAGCAGGTGCACGGCGACGTGCCGGGCCTGCTGGACGGCCGGCCAGCTGGTGGAGTCGCGGTCCAGGCAGAACGAGACCAGCTGCGGGCGCAGCGACACCGAGGTGAACGAGGTGGCGGTGAACCCGGCCGGGGGCAGGCCCGGCCCGCCGGGCGCGGTGACCACGGTGACCGTGGTCGCGTGCCGG is a window from the Catellatospora sp. TT07R-123 genome containing:
- a CDS encoding flavin reductase family protein, which gives rise to MTVTAPYGIDPHLLLGALRRHATTVTVVTAPGGPGLPPAGFTATSFTSVSLRPQLVSFCLDRDSTSWPAVQQARHVAVHLLAADQQELARTFATKNVDRFADLGAWTPGPYGMPLLHGVMATLVCEVDARVPAGDHVIVLGRPVHAEHRDAEPLLYHQGAYRLLDRAEP